Proteins from a single region of Flavobacterium sp. YJ01:
- a CDS encoding anhydro-N-acetylmuramic acid kinase: protein MNKNIEALYKIAQKETKQIIGLMSGTSLDGLDIALCEISGSGVNTNVKLAQFETISYSEEIKTEIRKVFAQKNIDFQHLALLNEWIGLLHASMINETLKKWNIPASNIDLIASHGQTVLHAPKFLHQQEKFPNATLQIGDGDHIAVKTGIITLSDFRQKHVAAGGEGAPLAVYGDYFLFGKEGENRIMLNIGGIANFTYLPSAIKTKDTFVTDTGTGNTLIDLFVKKYFLDKSYDKDAEIAKQGAVNKVLLNNLKDNAFFKKGFPKTIGQELFNAEYVELALSKSNLTNISAPNLLATLTRFTAETIAEAIQFAIKNSSYKIEDFKIYLSGGGANNPLIVQWLKELLPCSFYKSNDLGINSDAKEAILFAVLANETVAGGDFKFNSVKIPSVSMGKISFPD, encoded by the coding sequence ATGAACAAAAATATTGAAGCACTTTATAAAATTGCTCAAAAAGAAACGAAGCAAATAATCGGATTAATGTCGGGAACTTCTCTCGACGGATTAGATATTGCTTTATGCGAAATTTCAGGATCTGGCGTAAATACGAATGTAAAACTAGCTCAATTTGAAACGATTAGTTATTCGGAAGAAATCAAAACCGAAATTCGTAAAGTTTTTGCTCAAAAAAATATTGATTTTCAGCATTTGGCTTTGCTCAACGAATGGATTGGTTTACTTCATGCTTCAATGATAAATGAAACTTTAAAAAAATGGAATATTCCGGCTTCAAACATTGATTTAATTGCGTCTCACGGACAAACCGTTTTACATGCGCCAAAGTTTTTGCATCAGCAGGAAAAATTTCCAAATGCTACTTTACAAATTGGAGACGGCGATCATATTGCGGTTAAAACAGGAATTATCACTTTATCTGATTTCAGACAGAAACACGTTGCTGCGGGCGGTGAAGGCGCTCCGTTAGCCGTTTATGGCGATTATTTTTTATTTGGAAAAGAAGGCGAAAACAGAATTATGCTGAATATTGGCGGAATTGCCAATTTTACTTATCTGCCTTCAGCCATAAAAACCAAAGACACTTTTGTAACCGACACAGGAACAGGAAATACTTTGATTGATCTTTTTGTAAAGAAATATTTCTTAGACAAAAGCTACGATAAAGATGCAGAAATAGCCAAACAAGGAGCTGTAAATAAGGTTTTATTGAACAATTTGAAAGACAATGCATTTTTCAAAAAAGGATTTCCAAAAACTATCGGACAAGAATTATTTAATGCAGAATATGTAGAATTGGCACTTTCTAAAAGCAATCTTACCAATATTTCTGCACCAAATTTATTGGCAACTTTAACACGCTTTACTGCTGAAACTATTGCAGAAGCGATTCAATTTGCTATAAAAAATTCATCTTATAAAATTGAAGATTTCAAAATATATCTTTCTGGCGGAGGAGCCAATAATCCATTAATTGTACAATGGCTAAAAGAATTATTGCCTTGTTCTTTCTACAAAAGCAATGATTTAGGAATAAACAGCGATGCCAAAGAAGCGATTCTTTTTGCTGTTCTTGCCAATGAAACCGTTGCTGGAGGCGATTTTAAATTTAATTCTGTAAAAATTCCATCGGTAAGTATGGGAAAAATTTCATTTCCTGATTAA
- a CDS encoding DUF5009 domain-containing protein: MTKERLTSLDVFRGFTIFLMTIVNNPGSWSSIYPPLEHAEWHGCTPTDLVFPFFVFIMGTAIPFAMPIKHLDGAVFNKILVRSLRIFCLGFSLAFFGRIHLFGLEGFPLLAIRLVIFFGIAYALLGNFSLKVKTYLVFGILAVLLFLAYSGLEHFEDTRIPGVLQRIGIVYFFTSLLYLKTNLKTQIITGVSILVGYYLLMAFVPVPGFGEANFEKGTNLAAWLDNLLLNGHLWSVSKTWDPEGILSTLPAIATGITGMFIGQILNLSVSKIEIVKKLAIAGIVLLISGLLWNIVFPINKSLWTSSYVLYTGGIATLCLTFLYYVIDVANYKKWAKLFLIWGVNPMIVFYFSGIIPRVMSSIKMQNPEIGGEEIGLQGYIYQYGIVPVFENPLNASLAYALAYALFWSIILWILYKRKLIFKV; the protein is encoded by the coding sequence ATGACAAAAGAACGTTTAACCTCATTGGACGTATTTAGAGGATTTACTATTTTTTTAATGACAATAGTAAACAATCCCGGAAGCTGGTCTTCTATCTACCCGCCATTAGAACATGCAGAATGGCACGGTTGTACACCAACCGATTTAGTTTTTCCTTTTTTCGTTTTTATAATGGGAACAGCAATCCCTTTTGCCATGCCGATTAAACATCTTGATGGCGCTGTTTTTAATAAAATTTTAGTTCGATCGCTTCGCATTTTCTGTTTAGGCTTTTCTTTAGCTTTTTTCGGCAGAATACATTTATTTGGTTTGGAAGGTTTTCCGCTTTTAGCAATAAGACTCGTTATTTTCTTCGGAATCGCTTATGCCCTTTTGGGAAATTTTAGCCTAAAAGTCAAAACCTATCTTGTTTTCGGAATCTTAGCGGTTTTATTATTTTTAGCTTACAGCGGTTTAGAACATTTTGAAGATACCAGAATTCCAGGCGTTTTACAGCGAATTGGTATTGTTTATTTCTTCACATCTCTTTTATATTTAAAAACCAATTTAAAAACACAAATCATAACTGGAGTTTCAATTCTAGTTGGTTATTATTTGTTGATGGCTTTTGTCCCTGTTCCTGGATTTGGAGAAGCCAACTTTGAAAAAGGCACTAATTTGGCAGCATGGCTCGACAATTTACTTTTAAACGGACACCTTTGGAGTGTTTCTAAAACTTGGGATCCAGAAGGAATTTTAAGTACTTTACCAGCCATTGCAACTGGAATAACGGGAATGTTTATCGGACAAATTTTAAATTTATCTGTTTCTAAAATCGAAATTGTAAAAAAACTGGCAATCGCAGGAATTGTTCTACTAATCTCTGGATTACTTTGGAATATTGTTTTCCCTATTAACAAATCACTTTGGACAAGTTCTTATGTTTTGTATACTGGTGGTATAGCTACTTTATGCTTGACGTTTCTGTATTATGTTATTGATGTGGCAAATTATAAAAAGTGGGCCAAATTGTTTTTAATCTGGGGTGTAAACCCAATGATTGTCTTTTACTTTTCTGGAATAATTCCGAGAGTGATGAGTTCTATAAAAATGCAAAATCCAGAAATTGGAGGCGAAGAAATTGGTCTTCAAGGCTATATATACCAATATGGAATTGTTCCTGTTTTTGAAAATCCATTAAATGCATCTTTAGCTTATGCGCTGGCTTATGCTCTTTTCTGGTCGATCATCTTATGGATTTTGTATAAAAGAAAACTGATATTCAAAGTTTAG
- a CDS encoding family 10 glycosylhydrolase codes for MHKNQYLIFSLLFIFFVSTISAQEKTMHPKNEFRGVWIATVVNIDWPKTSFDNVEKEKADYLEILEAYKKLNYNAVIVQVRSVGDAIYPSEFAPWSRFLTGKEGLAPNPYYDALEWMIEQAHNRGFEFHAWLNPYRATFDLNKNLLSPGHDLFKHPEWMIEYGGKYYYDPALPEVQAHLTKVVKEVVDKYDIDAIHFDDYFYPYAVPGKVFNDNASYQKYGAGLSRADWRRANVSNFVHTISTTIKDSKPWVQFGISPFGVWRNKSQDPRGSETQSTSNYDDLYADPMLWMDQKWIDYILPQLYWSMNNSRASYSKLVKWWSENSNNTAIYIGHASYKIRGDSDKSWNFVTEIPTQIDFLRTFKNVSGSAYFSSKWFMGKNFDVVRHLEENQYKYPALPAAVPNLRHVIIDTPKVVEYNKDSIKYNFTFKSPLNTKVRYMVVYGGEHISKIDINDATKIVEKVTVKEVDGKITFAIAAGKLNLYKACAVTFIDYYANESTPTAIDLKKPFKNYIPAQPNENR; via the coding sequence ATGCATAAAAATCAGTATCTAATATTCTCTTTATTATTCATATTTTTCGTTTCGACGATTTCTGCACAGGAAAAAACAATGCATCCTAAAAACGAATTTAGAGGTGTTTGGATTGCCACCGTTGTGAATATAGACTGGCCGAAAACGAGCTTTGATAATGTAGAAAAAGAAAAAGCTGATTATCTTGAAATTTTAGAAGCGTATAAAAAACTGAATTATAACGCTGTAATTGTTCAGGTTCGAAGTGTTGGTGACGCGATTTATCCTTCTGAATTTGCGCCTTGGTCTCGATTTTTAACTGGAAAAGAAGGTTTGGCTCCAAATCCGTATTACGATGCGTTGGAATGGATGATTGAACAGGCACACAATCGCGGATTTGAATTCCACGCTTGGCTAAATCCATATCGCGCGACTTTCGATTTGAATAAAAATCTTTTAAGTCCTGGACATGATCTTTTTAAACATCCAGAATGGATGATTGAATATGGTGGAAAATATTATTATGATCCAGCCTTACCAGAAGTTCAGGCACATTTAACAAAAGTAGTAAAAGAAGTAGTTGACAAATATGATATCGATGCCATTCATTTTGATGATTATTTCTATCCGTATGCCGTTCCTGGAAAAGTATTTAACGACAACGCTTCTTACCAAAAATACGGTGCAGGTTTAAGCCGTGCTGACTGGCGTCGTGCAAATGTGAGCAATTTTGTGCACACGATTTCGACAACTATTAAAGATAGCAAACCTTGGGTTCAGTTCGGAATTAGTCCGTTTGGAGTTTGGCGAAATAAATCTCAAGATCCAAGAGGTTCTGAAACACAATCGACTTCAAATTACGACGATCTATACGCAGATCCGATGCTTTGGATGGATCAAAAATGGATTGATTATATTCTGCCTCAATTGTATTGGAGTATGAATAATTCGAGAGCATCTTATTCGAAATTGGTAAAATGGTGGTCTGAAAATTCAAATAATACAGCTATTTATATCGGTCATGCTTCTTATAAAATTAGAGGCGATTCAGATAAAAGCTGGAATTTTGTGACTGAAATTCCAACGCAGATCGATTTTCTAAGAACCTTTAAAAACGTTTCTGGAAGTGCTTATTTCAGCTCAAAATGGTTCATGGGAAAAAATTTCGATGTCGTTCGTCATTTAGAAGAAAATCAATATAAATATCCTGCGCTTCCTGCTGCAGTTCCAAATTTAAGACACGTAATTATTGATACTCCAAAAGTGGTTGAATACAATAAAGACAGTATTAAATATAACTTTACATTTAAAAGTCCGCTAAATACGAAAGTTCGTTATATGGTTGTTTACGGAGGTGAACATATTTCTAAAATTGACATTAACGATGCTACAAAAATTGTAGAAAAAGTAACTGTCAAAGAAGTTGACGGAAAAATTACTTTCGCAATTGCAGCCGGAAAATTAAACCTTTATAAAGCATGCGCTGTAACTTTCATTGATTATTATGCAAACGAAAGCACGCCTACTGCCATAGATCTAAAAAAACCATTTAAAAACTATATACCTGCACAACCTAATGAAAATAGATAA
- a CDS encoding MFS transporter, translated as MKIDNKPWFWIPLLNFASGLPYAIIISVSVIMYKNLGIKNEDIGVYTSLLYLPWVVKPLWSPLIELIGTKRKWFLSMQLLISISFLLVGLAIPTNGFFMMSLAIFWVAAFASASNDIATDGFYLLVLPEDKQSFFIGIRSTFYRLSMLAGNGLVVLFAGYLEHKYGDNTKAWSYTMICVGLLMTFITIYNFIFTPKNEINAVESNKETTHQNFGTIFASFFKKKQIGLILTFILVFRLGESQLLKMLSPFLLDKRELGGMGLDTEAVGIIYGTLGIFALTVGGILGGIAISKHGLTKWMLPMFLAMHLPILGFIGLAHFQPQELFHLHLNLYFFEINSPLNLYTCITVILEQFGYGFGFTGFMMYLIHVAEGESKTAHYALATGFMALGMMLPGMLSGFIQQYLGYQNFFVWVLIATIPGLILSRFLVFPKDFGKKS; from the coding sequence ATGAAAATAGATAATAAACCTTGGTTCTGGATTCCGCTTCTAAACTTTGCATCTGGATTGCCGTATGCTATAATTATTTCAGTTTCGGTAATTATGTACAAAAATCTAGGTATAAAAAATGAAGATATCGGAGTTTACACCAGTTTATTATATCTTCCGTGGGTGGTAAAACCCCTGTGGAGTCCGCTTATTGAACTAATAGGAACCAAGAGAAAATGGTTTTTATCGATGCAGTTATTAATTTCAATTTCCTTTTTACTGGTCGGATTAGCCATTCCAACAAATGGATTTTTCATGATGTCATTAGCCATTTTTTGGGTTGCGGCTTTTGCTTCGGCTTCAAATGATATTGCGACGGACGGTTTTTATTTATTGGTTTTGCCAGAAGATAAACAATCTTTTTTTATCGGAATCAGAAGTACTTTTTACAGACTTTCCATGCTTGCTGGAAACGGATTGGTCGTTCTTTTTGCTGGATATTTAGAACATAAATACGGAGACAACACAAAAGCTTGGTCGTATACGATGATTTGTGTTGGTTTACTAATGACTTTCATTACAATTTACAATTTCATTTTTACACCAAAAAATGAAATTAATGCCGTAGAAAGCAACAAAGAAACTACTCATCAAAACTTCGGAACTATATTCGCCAGTTTCTTCAAGAAAAAGCAAATCGGTCTAATTTTAACTTTTATCCTTGTTTTCAGATTAGGAGAATCACAATTATTGAAAATGTTGAGTCCGTTCTTGCTTGATAAAAGAGAATTAGGCGGAATGGGATTGGATACAGAAGCTGTTGGAATTATTTACGGAACATTGGGAATTTTTGCTCTTACAGTTGGAGGAATTTTAGGAGGAATTGCAATCTCTAAACATGGCCTTACAAAATGGATGCTTCCAATGTTTTTGGCAATGCACCTTCCAATACTTGGTTTTATTGGTTTAGCTCATTTTCAGCCACAAGAATTATTTCATCTTCATTTAAATTTATATTTTTTCGAAATAAATTCTCCATTAAATCTTTATACTTGCATAACGGTTATTCTTGAACAATTTGGCTACGGTTTTGGATTTACAGGTTTTATGATGTATTTAATTCATGTTGCCGAAGGAGAATCAAAAACAGCACACTATGCACTTGCAACTGGATTTATGGCATTAGGAATGATGCTTCCGGGAATGTTAAGCGGTTTTATACAACAATATTTAGGCTATCAAAATTTCTTTGTATGGGTTTTAATAGCTACAATTCCAGGTCTTATTTTATCACGTTTTTTAGTTTTCCCGAAAGATTTTGGGAAAAAATCATAA
- a CDS encoding GNAT family N-acetyltransferase, protein MIKLKRTNSDDIDFINLVALLDQDLAIRDGDDHTFYNQFNKTDKIKHTIVYYENEIPVGCGAFREKESDKTEIKRMYVHPDYRKKGIASKILAELEIWAKEVGYTYTILETGKNQPEAINLYQKLNYTIIPNYPPYEEMDNSVCMKKTL, encoded by the coding sequence ATGATCAAACTAAAACGAACCAACTCAGACGATATCGATTTTATAAATCTAGTTGCTTTATTAGATCAGGATTTAGCGATTAGAGACGGAGACGATCATACATTTTACAATCAGTTTAATAAAACAGATAAAATAAAACATACGATCGTTTATTACGAAAACGAAATCCCCGTTGGTTGTGGCGCTTTTCGCGAAAAAGAAAGCGACAAAACCGAAATCAAAAGAATGTACGTTCATCCTGATTATAGAAAAAAAGGAATTGCTTCAAAAATTTTAGCCGAATTGGAAATTTGGGCAAAAGAAGTCGGTTATACTTATACTATACTGGAAACTGGCAAAAACCAGCCAGAAGCCATCAACTTATATCAAAAATTAAATTATACCATCATTCCAAATTATCCTCCTTATGAAGAAATGGATAATAGTGTTTGCATGAAAAAGACTTTATAA